One window from the genome of Erwinia sorbitola encodes:
- a CDS encoding helix-turn-helix domain-containing protein, whose protein sequence is MLPYRLKEARVKKGISQQKLGVLAGIDEATASARMNQYERGIHVPDFELVCRLAEVLDVPSCYFYTLEDELAEKVCLWHAESKKPQ, encoded by the coding sequence ATGCTGCCATATCGTTTGAAAGAAGCTCGGGTGAAGAAAGGTATATCACAACAAAAGCTTGGAGTTTTAGCGGGGATTGACGAAGCCACCGCCAGCGCACGGATGAATCAATATGAACGAGGCATTCATGTCCCGGACTTCGAGCTGGTTTGCCGTCTTGCAGAAGTTCTTGATGTGCCTTCCTGCTATTTTTACACTCTCGAAGATGAGCTGGCCGAGAAGGTGTGTCTGTGGCATGCTGAAAGCAAAAAACCTCAATAA
- a CDS encoding helix-turn-helix domain-containing protein produces MKKKTDMHPADIVAAIKKRQTSLAELSRRVGLSSGTLANALKRPWPKGEFIIAAALGMHPSEIWPSRYYDKRGRLLAREQLLRSPRNSDDSSSAKHREATEMSKSLQAGSGGSES; encoded by the coding sequence ATGAAGAAAAAAACTGATATGCACCCCGCCGATATCGTAGCGGCGATAAAAAAACGGCAAACATCACTCGCGGAGCTTTCCCGCAGGGTGGGGCTGAGTTCGGGCACGCTGGCAAACGCCCTGAAAAGACCATGGCCAAAAGGAGAGTTCATCATTGCGGCCGCACTGGGAATGCATCCATCTGAAATCTGGCCCAGCCGTTACTATGATAAGCGTGGTCGTCTGCTGGCCCGTGAGCAGCTGTTACGAAGTCCGCGCAATTCTGACGACTCGTCATCGGCTAAACACAGAGAGGCAACGGAAATGAGCAAAAGCCTGCAAGCAGGCTCAGGCGGCAGTGAGAGCTGA